Sequence from the Oncorhynchus keta strain PuntledgeMale-10-30-2019 unplaced genomic scaffold, Oket_V2 Un_contig_10025_pilon_pilon, whole genome shotgun sequence genome:
ccgagTTTACAATTACTACTTTATTGATTACAATAGTCTATTTCTATGGCCCTGACTGTGTGTTTCTCCCAGGTCCAGGCTAGTGCCTCAGGCAGGGTGACTGCTGTGCCCTTCTGGTACCAGATCCACCTGAACGAGGAGATCAGCGTGAGCACCTTCAACCAGGACTCCCATTGGAAGCAGGCTGCTGTGGTGCTGCACCAGCCCCTggcagtgagggagggagactgggtACGACTGGCCGTCACCCTGCAGAAGAGCTCCATCTCCATATCAGCCAGTATAGAGGAAGAGGCTGGAGAGACCGGGACTGTGGATTCTGTTAGAGTCCGATAAGTAGATGTCTGGTGATATGAAAGTACAAGAGTCATCTTCATAAGTGTTTAAAAGGAGGGAGTTGCAGTGCTTTTGATTCTACAAGAGCATCAAGTCCACTCAGTCTTACTGGGAGAGAGGTCAAGGTATCACTCTGGGTTCTATATTGTGAGTGTGAACTGCATATATGTCgaggaggggaagggattggACTATGGATTCTCCGGAAGCTCCAGCTCTAAAATGACCCATAGTCTACAATAGCTACCATCTCAATATGCCTTCTCTCAGGACTTTCACATGTTTTATGATGTGCTCACCTTGAGACGTTTTGGTCTTTAGTGTGTTCATAATCTTGTTTTGGAATGACGTCTCTTGATTATGGTTGCAGTCTTCATTCAAATGTTTTGTATCAGCACTTGCATTTTATCTCCAAAATAATCATTTAGAAATCAAAGAAAATCATAATGAACAAACAAGAGACTTGGTGTCACCTCAACAACATTGTGTCAATTTCTTATTGACACTAGCAAAAACTGACAGCCACATTTAATTTCATTTATTGGAGGGTGAATGTTTGGAACTTTGAGTTGAACTCTCAAAAGACAAAGGTGCTGACACATTTGATGTAGTACTTCCCTCTGAAGGTTAATGCTTTGTGACAAACATCAGGTAAGGCAATAGCTGCACACACTTGACACACATTCCTGATAGGAAGACGTTCTAGTAAAAGACTGATAGTCTTTTAAAAGACTATCAATCCCTTTCAGTACAGTAAATCACAACTAATATCCCTGAAAAGCTTAAAACAGAAATTAGAATGGTAAGTTAAATGTCAGATACATTGGTGCAACAAAAGGTATATTTATAACCATGACTATGTAAGCATCAGTTTATATTTACAAATGAGAGGCAGACGTGAAATGTGTGAATTACTTGATAGTGGATACACTAGGACAAGGCATCTGAGAAGACGATCGAGGCTGTTAGTGTTAATGCCAAAGTGAGACACCGCTTCATGCTTCAAAAACTGTACTATAGGTTTAAAGACTGTATTCAAGCATGTACAAACCaatgatgtacagtaccagtcaaaagtattgACACCTACTCatgaagggtttttcttcatgccaagagtgtgcaaagcggtcatcaaggcaaagggtggctactttgaagaatcccaaataaaaacattttcatttccatgtgtgttatttcatagttttgtcttcactattaatctacaatgtagaaaatagtaaaaataaatcaagaaaaacccttgagtgagtggtactgtatataaatcaATCATTGGTGGAAACCAGTATTTTGTGTACGTTTCAGTTTAAAAGCTACATATATAATAATTTGAATGTTTTCGTAGCAACAACTAAAACCCTAGGTAAATGATTAACGAGTTTGTAGTGACATCACCCAGGTGCTATTATAGAACACGTATACCGGTAAAATCTCTCACCAGCTTTTAAACTTGAAGTCCGGACCCATTAAAATGAGGGGTTACACTAAAATAAGTTATTgaggtacagtacaatacagatacAAGAAAATATATCTTAAGTGTCATGAGACCCTTAACGAAAGCTTATGAACATTCTTCGAGCTGTCATTGACAGAGGTCCATCTGCATCAACCCTGGTGGACGAATGACTCACTACAATATTTCTTAATTAACGTGTGCTTTTTCATCGCTTGCTTTAATTTGGTCTTGTGCGGATGAGCCAAATATCATCTGTAGGGGAAACGTAGCCGAGGCCATACTTGGTTCCTGCCAAACTGTTTGGTATAACGTGCATTCAGAGACCCCATTGGAGGATTTTAGCGATGACGCTAAGCTAGGTGATAACGACAAGGTTGTCTGTAACCGAGTCTGTTGGCTCGTTGTTGGTGTTTCTGGGCTCTGGAGCTTCTCTACCAtcgtcttctctctcctctccaatccACTGAGCATTGCTGAGCCCGGCGGGGGCTGACAGGGAGTGGGGCGTTTGGGTTTTGCCCAGGCCCTGGTACCGACCCTTGGGGGACACCGGGTTGGACAAGGCCTCCGTGGGACCGATGGCGTCCATGGAGCCTGGGAAAGCAAGCCTGAGCGCTCACCGTCATCCTCCGCCTCACCAAAATAGGTCTTCCTAGTTCGGCCCATAACCGTTCTCCCTGTATCAGAAAGAAATAAATGTTTGAAGATTTGAGAATGGCAATATACTCACATAATAAGGATATCTATCAAAGTCTTGAAGATTTTGAGGGTAGCCATTTTCTATTCTCTCATGACATTCTATGAACATAAATGGAGTAGCTAGCCATTGCACTTGGTTCTGAGAGGAAACCTTGTCAAACAAAGTTCTTAACAGCGGCTCCTTTGATTCCATCCATGCAGGGCCGCTACTGAGTCAAGACAAATGGGATGAGAACTAACCCACGTTGCGGACTTGCTCAGAGATGTCAGCCCTGACGTCAGAGATGTCCCACATGGCCAGGAAGGAGTCGAAGCAGGatccctcctcagcctcctggaTGTAGGGCTTGTAGGTGAAGCTGAAGTGGTGGGCGATGGCCGCCAGGAACATCTCCACACAGATGATGAAGTCCTGGATGAAGTATGGATGAAAGCTTGACTGTATAGCAAAGCAAGTCTATTCTCACACCTGTTTTATTTAGAAGTCTTGCACAGGATAGAAGTCCTtgagcatttcgctacattcgcattaacatctgctaaccatgtgtatgtgacaaatacaatttgatttgatttgagatgaaTCATCTCGTTTTCTAGGGGCTTGAGACCACAAGCCTCAACAGATATTACCTTATACCAAACAAGTCATTATGTAGCATTGTAGTAAAAGTGTTACTATGGCGTTATACAGTGTTGGTATTGTCTTGCATTACCTGTAGGCCTGTAGCTACAGCCTCCACACTGTCCCAGTCCCACGTGTGTCTCTCTGAGATTACTCCAACCTTGACCAGGAGAGCGATGAACGCAGCTTGCCTAAGATAGATTCCAGACAACAGAGTGGAAATAATCAATCCTATACACTGCAGCCAACACAGGGAACGCATGAACCCAAATACTGGCTATAATCCACACAgctttaaaacatgttttatttaaccaggaagggctcattgagcgtcctggccaagataggcagcaccaagtcattacaaaaattacagacaaacatAAAAAACttcaagtaatctagtaaaaaccatagaattcacaagagtataacaaaatcaaacacagcaaattaaaaacattgacaggtcagggaatcagtctcaagatcattcatcagtgatttaaaaacaccaatcgggacaagttcttccagtttaaaagtattttgtaaggcgttccaagacgatggaGCAGAgtacataaaataataataaaacatactTTGTTAACAAGTCCTACACATGCAATTCTGAAAAAAAAGTTGTATAAGAAATACAAATGGGCAGCCAAAACTGTTACTTTAATGGGTAACAATGCTAGAGCCATGAATGGCAGACACATTGACTGGTATACAAAGATGTTATTAACCATGGAGGTTgataacctggtcccagatctgtttgctaTGTCAATGGCTTGACATTGACCACAggggttggcaagacagcacaaacagatctggaaccaggctaggagGTAGATGCAGGTGATCCAAAATGGCAGCCCCCAAAAAAAGCACTCACCAGAAGGAGACGAACACCACCATTTTGACACACAGGAACTTCCCCACTGGTCTGATGGGGGCCAGTTCCTCTCTTAGGGCCTTGTAGAACAGGACCAAACAGTACATGGcaaactgggagagagaggagagaatgatagagaaagAGATCACTTACTGAATGCTAAATATTTAATGTTATATTTATGGTGGTGGTATGGTGACAGGAAGTTTACAGCAATGTGGAGACAAGTGTGAAAAATGCAGAACCTACCAGCTGGGACATATTGTTGAATATCACCAGGTACGTCCATGCATTGGTTGAGCTGAAGTTACCTTCATCATACACACCACAGAGCTGACATATCCTACAGGACAGTGAATGGAGACATGTGATATGACTTGATACAAAAAGTACATTTATATGTGGTGAGTGTTTGGGAATAGGTTAGGTAGTTTAGACCGCACACTACAAACAAACCACCCAGTCCCCCAAGGGGTGGCAGCTTGGAGTAGCCGTAAGGCTGCTGGTTGGTTTGGTGGCCATGatacttttttattttaaaatctTTAGGTTTGGGCATGCCTTTGGTATTTTTCCTTTTTGTACATATTTATGTTTCGTCATCATCTGAACAAATGATCATCTGCTTGGACTGGCCGACCCAGAAGTCAagagagacagagctggccctggaccagggtaaggttgctgtctctcTGGGCACATGTACATTCAACACTTAGGCATATAACATAAGTCCATCCTGAATGGAGATCCTGTGCAAAACACTTACAAGGCAATAACTGTTGTGACTGGTCTGACAACCGTGTACTGCAACACTCCCAGCTTGCATCTCAATAGCAATACCCTGCAATAGGAAAACACAGTACACATTATTAAGGAAAGACATTCACACAAAATGTTAGCTTTTTCCCACTGTACAATAGCATCACTAACATCTTACTAATCACCAGCTTTGTTTTTCATGATTTCTtccatttcttaaaatcaataacACCCTTTGAAGAAAGATGTTGCAATACCTGTGGCTAAAATTGCAGATGCACAGAGCATTAGTTAAAATGCAGAGTAAACAAAACAGATGAGCCTAATGCTGTCTTTCTGTTCTTTAGGCTGGTGCATTTTTCCTAAATGAGAACACGTTGTTCCACTTGCAAACACTTCTGGTTCTGTTCTTAATCAACTACAGGCAGACATGCTACATATTCCTGTTGTTGCCTGACTGGGGCTCGTTTGGAGCTGGCGAGTATCAATGGAGGCCTGGAAAGACTTCAAGCAGCCAAACAAACAccttgaaggtgaaccttctagAAATAGACTCAAAATGGAGGCCACACAGACTGGAGACACTTTAACACTcaacttcctgttttgattatgAGCCTGAAATATAAATGTATACTTAAAAATCATAACACGTAAAACAAAGAAGTGGTAGTTTATTAATAGACCTTCCTAAAATATCCATTCACAACTGGCTGATTgtaaaacctttatttaaaagAGGTTGTAGTTTCATTTGCTGCACAAAAACATAAGTGTGAACCTTCATCCTAaaattgtgtgcaaaaggcatgaacTTATAATTAACATGGTATGATCAGATGGATAATATTATAgctaaaaacagtatggggattaGGTGAAAATGGGCTGATTCAATAGACTATGTAATGCCATATATATTGATAGAGGACTCTAATGGCCAAAAGCCAGTTTTAGCATGGACAGTGCCATTAAGGACTTTGACCATTTTGAAATAGTCAATtgggtgggacttcctatggtttaaggaaggatcacataaaTCCATCCAGGTCATAAGGAGGCATCAGCCAATGAAGTTATAAATGAACATTCCATAACCGCATGTGGCAGTAAATTTGCCAACCTTGGCTTTatatctgttcaaacaacacattCTAGGTGGCAGTATGACCATTTCATTTTGTATACCAACAGATAAAAGTAGTAGAAGAAAATtcactacttcaaaatggagatggcatCAATGCCCTGCCCATGCTCCCAGACACCctaatgggacagatacaatgttGCGTCCTCTATCTCTATGCGTAAAGCCAACCCCTATTTGTGCTCATGCCAAAcacagcactaacagatctggtACACGGGGCCTGTTCATTATAGCACACATACACTTAAAGAACTACAAAAACTATAAAAGCAACAAACTCACTCTCCCATGGGCCATGCCGGGCAGCAGCAGAGGGGAGGAAGGTGTTTCTGCTGCTCCTGCACCTCCAGCATCAGTACCAGGCTGGGGTACTGGTTACCCAtggttgagagagtgagagaaaaataaagagaAGAAAGGAATTACAGTGTGAGGATATTGAAATAAATGTAGGCTACTCAATCTAGCCTGGGATCCATATGTGTTTGTGCTAGACTTATGTTTGGCATAGGACAAAGAGTGGCCATGATTGGAATGTTAGAacaaacaggtctgggatcaTTCTCAGTCAGGTCATGACAAGAATGTGTACCTGGTTTCCCAGGTAGTTGAGCAAGAAGATCATGAAGTTGTAGATGACGTATGCCTCGTAGCACTCCCTGCATGTGTCCACGTAGATGGCAATGCTGGGGTACTTCAACGCAATccactgtgtgagagagaatgggagaggaagagaaggagaggaatggGATCATAGATGGGCCATTACATTATCTCAATGATATGTTGCATGATAATAGTGAACACTTGAAACTATTGAAAACATTTACTCTGAAAAGTCCGTTTACAGCAATTTTTTGTTTCTCTTGCTTTGTTTTTCTAAAGGAGCTCTGTTCTCATTCTTTAGGAAGTAGGATAATGGAAATTGTATGATAGGGGGAATGCTGAGCATAGCAGATGCTAATTAGCATAACAATGCTAATTGAAGTGCCACGCTCATGTCAGGCGCTTTCAGTTTTTTACTACTGTCAATGCTACAGTGACTTCTGTTAACTTATTTTGTCAAATATTTGTAACTTAAATAAACCAATGTTGACTTTTAAGAACATCTAGCTACATGATCAAGACTTGAAGGCATTACTTACACTGTCCAAACTGTAAATGGGGACCATCCATAATAttctgtaaaaaaataaaaataaaaaaaaaaaaaggagacGATGATCATTCACAATCAGTTAGGTTTATTGTACATCATTCAAGATAAAGACAAAACCCATGACGGTAATGAAGTAATACTATCCTACAGCTGTGACAGAGTAGTCTTTCACTTACCTGATAATTGGCTTCTGTAGCTCTGGTTGAGTATAAGTTTACAAGATGCTGCAGGATCCCCCATAGTGATATGGGTATGGTCATGAACACGAATATCCCAGCTATGAACCATGCTTTGTTATGGGTACCAACCTGAAAGGTATAAATTACGTATATAAtcaacatacaaacaacaaagCATGAACTAGGCTTTTCAGTGTCAAGTAACGATATGATTGGGATGCAAAGATACAAACTGACCTCTGATTTCTGTAGTTCCCAGATGCACAGGGGTAGTAGGACGACAAGTACAACCAGAAAGTATAGAAGAACGACCAGAGGCCGAATCCATCTCCTCCAGTTGCCACAAGTACAAGGCATATTTTTAATGGTAAGCTAGTTAGCCACAGCAACTTGCCAGTGTCCTACACTCACTGGGTCAATGGGTGAGATTGCTGAAAACAAAGCTAATGCtagcaagttagctagctaacaactaGCTATTACCACTGCCAGCTATAGCTTGGTAAATAAGAGTTCGTTTCAAATGTGCTTTGGGAAGCATGAATACTGAACGGTAATTTCCAAACACATTGTAACGTTAGCTGCTTTGCTAAACCAGAaattggtagctagctagctaacgttagtcagCTGATCTTATGATTCACTATAAACAAACAATGAATCCACGCTGCATCCATTCCAAACGAAAGCTCTTGATAAAAtgaataacaaaaaaaaatggaTAATCTAATTCAAATCCAACTGGTCAAAAACAACGCAGTTCTTGTATTAATAACGATATATTCATTTCTAAAACTTCCTAAACATCAAAATAAGTTTTACAACGTTACTGATGGTTACTTCTTGTTGACGTTCTTGACAAATGCCGCCCATGCTTCAATCTGATTGGATATGGAAAAGATCTCATATTACTTTCCATTTGTCACGTTTTTAATCCATTACAATGGATGACTTAGGCACAGATGTAGTTCGGTTGATCTGCAATCTGAGTCCTCATGTATGCTCCACTAGATGGCAATGCAAATCAATCATTCTCAGTATTTCACACAAGTGGAAAATGATGGTTCATTTAAATGACCAAAAGTTGTTAAGAATAACTCAACTGTATAAAATAATGACAAAGTATAAATGTGACATCCACTGTGGAAACTCATTTTCTTCATCATGCTCCACATTGAACTAGCTTAACTTCTCTCATTTGTTCATACTGGAgttggctcctctctctctatctcttatttatatatatttatttctctctttccttgTTGTAAAACATGTGGCCTGtgaataaatggttctaattaAGATTCTTAAGAAGTGAGAAATGGTGTGAGAGGATTAAGTCCAAAAGCTCCACTAATTCCTACAAAGGCTTTCAGAAAGGTGCAGTCAGCTCAAAATATTTAGTCAGGTGAAACCATTTGTCAGAAGAAAGATAACACAATGAAGATGAATGACAACAGGAATGTATTTGGCTGaaatttcttttttttcttttttatctCTACGACAAGTTATCACAAGGCCATCATTTGAAAAACACAACGACCATCTGTGTATAGTCCTAGGATAACTATTTCAATACAGATCTGTTGTCCTTTAGACAATTTAAATGGTTAAATAAGTAAATAGGCCACAGTCAATTAGGCTCTATTTTCTTTGTCCAATTGAAGGTTTTCAATTGATTTATTCCAGTTGAAACTTGTTTAGTTGAACATTAGGCTCCGCATTGAATAGATTGAACCACAACAGAGAATGTGATCTGGGTCTAGCTCGGTGCAGGGAAGCAGAGAAAGTCAAGGATGTGGGATTTGAGCTCATGTTTATTAGAGATACTTGTTAACAAATTGTTTAAGGAATGTGCTTGTTATTTTTTAACGAATGTATGTGCATTTACAGCAGTGAAGACAAGGACTGCATTTCTTACCACAGAGTCAGGGAAACTTCtcaatttaaatatatttattggAGTGACAATCTTCTTATACCTCAAAATGCAGTGGGGTTGAAGTGAAGGTCACTATGCTTATTTCATGACTTGAAGCCAGTGCCGGGAACTAGGAACTCTTTTAATGTGTTGGCCTGATCTGCCATGTATCATTGGAGACCTGCTCTTTTAACAAACAACCTCTCTCAGTCACGAAACCAAGAATCCTGGAGAATGTGAAACAGACTAGTTTTATAACCCTTCTGCGGTCTGCTTCAATTACTCTCGCAACGGTGACGAGGGTGAAATAATGTTTTACGCAGAGAAGGTTGTCGGCACAAACTTTTCCATGATGAGGGCAGATGGTGGGTTGAATTGACTAGGCTTATAAAACAAAATAGTAATCTTTCTCCCTCATTGTTCACCCATTGTTTGTTTAGTTCTGGGAATGAATTACAAGATTTCAAGGAGTTTTAGGCCTCTTGTTGCCAGCAGTTTGTTTCACGATAGCTGTTCTGACATTTTTCTAAAGGATTTTATACTCAAACAGCATTGAGTATGAAGAAAGTTATAGAAAGAGCCTAGGGAGGAGAAGTCTGACGatgaatctctctctcctctctttaattCAGAATGTGTTTCCCTGTTTAATGAGTGGAGGCAGAACTTTCCTTTGTGTTGCACCATCCGTCCCCATCGTTTCACTAGCTACTTACTGCCCCACAGTCACAGAAATCACTGGTTGTTACCAGACAGATTGTTCATGAATTTTGAATTAAGCCTTTTGGCTTTTATAAATTAGAAATGGTCTTTGCCACCACAGTCATGCGAGCGAGCTGGCGCCTTGGTGGGTTATAGCTTGGAGGGATTGCTATGCAAAATGGCATTAGGAACACAGCCATGTTAGGGCCGGGTAGGATAAACATGTGCTGTGTTTGATCAAACTGAAAACATATTTGAGCATAGACAATGTGACGTCGATAAGATCCCACTGAAGCATCATTTTACAGTGCACAATAAGGTTATTTGGATGGCACATGGGACTGTAGGAGGATTTGTTAAGAAATGTGAATGATCGGGGACAGTGGCACATTGGAAAATGTGTCTAACGACGGATTagaagattctaggttcgacCCCTGGCTGTCTCGGCACTGTATttaagggcctcccgagtggctcagGGGTTTAATGCACTGCaccgcagtgctagaggcatcactacagacgctggttcgatcccaggctgaatcacaactggccgtgatcgggagtcccatagggtgatgcacaattgacccagcgtcatctgggttaggggatggtttggcCAGGGGGGCTTTAGTTGGCTCAGTTGAACAGTGCTTTCCTCAGGATGACATTcaggtgaacagtgtttcctctgacacattggtgtggctggcttccagg
This genomic interval carries:
- the tmem184c gene encoding LOW QUALITY PROTEIN: transmembrane protein 184C (The sequence of the model RefSeq protein was modified relative to this genomic sequence to represent the inferred CDS: inserted 1 base in 1 codon; deleted 1 base in 1 codon), whose translation is MPCTCGNWRRWIRPLVVLLYFLVVLVVLLPLCIWELQKSEVGTHNKAWFIAGIFVFMTIPISLWGILQHLVNYTQPELQKPIIRILWMVPIYSLDSWIALKYPSIAIYVDTCRECYEAYVIYNFMIFLLNYLGNQYPSLVLMLEVQEQQKHLPPLCCCPAWPMGEVLLLRCKLGVLQYTVVRPVTTVIALICQLCGVYDEGNFSSTNAWTYLVIFNNMSQLFAMYCLVLFYKALREELAPIRPVGKFLCVKMVVFVSFWQAAFIALLVKVGVISERHTWDWDSVEAVATGLQDFIICVEMFLAAIAHHFSFTYKPYIQEAEEGSCFDSFLAMWDISDVRADISEQVRNVGRTVMGRTRKTYFGEAEDDGERSGLLSXGSMDAIGPTEALSNPVSPKGRYQGLGKTQTPHSLSAPAGLSNAQWIGEEREDDGREAPEPRNTNNEPTDSVTDNLVVIT